The Oceanisphaera avium genome includes a region encoding these proteins:
- a CDS encoding DUF502 domain-containing protein: MQRLIRYFFQGLLTLLPFVLTVYLVYLIFTVLNETLFSAIGSLLRLAIPALSAGWLADLAGGIITLTVIILTGMFASFYFGQFFLTLFGKVLNRIPLVKLIYNSLSDLFNALIGDNKRFNQPVAVSLLQGDVQVMGFITREDMSEFGLENKVAVYLPQSYNFAGNLIMVERDKIQLLEVPASKVTTFIVSGGVTGKN; encoded by the coding sequence ATGCAACGACTGATCCGCTACTTCTTTCAAGGCTTACTCACCTTATTGCCCTTTGTGCTCACCGTTTATTTGGTTTATTTAATTTTTACGGTGCTTAACGAAACGCTGTTTTCAGCTATTGGCTCTTTATTGCGCCTCGCCATTCCTGCCTTAAGCGCCGGTTGGCTAGCAGACTTAGCCGGCGGCATAATCACGTTAACTGTCATCATTTTAACGGGCATGTTTGCCTCTTTTTACTTTGGCCAATTTTTCTTAACCTTATTTGGCAAAGTGTTGAATCGCATCCCATTGGTTAAGCTAATTTATAACTCATTAAGCGACCTATTTAACGCGCTCATTGGCGATAATAAACGCTTTAATCAACCCGTCGCGGTGAGTTTGCTACAGGGTGATGTACAAGTGATGGGCTTTATCACACGAGAGGATATGAGCGAGTTTGGCTTAGAAAATAAGGTGGCGGTATATTTGCCACAGTCTTATAACTTTGCCGGCAACCTTATTATGGTCGAACGCGATAAAATACAGCTGCTAGAGGTCCCCGCCAGTAAAGTGACCACCTTTATTGTAAGCGGTGGCGTCACCGGGAAAAATTAA